In Granulicella tundricola MP5ACTX9, a single genomic region encodes these proteins:
- a CDS encoding TonB-dependent receptor domain-containing protein, protein MKFCQGLFRPRFVAAYLVLLAGSFVGAAAQDITGTISGTVTDASGAAIKGATVTLTNTDRGQDVRTLTTNGAGFYTGTSLPLGVYTVKVVDGGFKTESVTGLVLHVDDSLTVNRQLQVGSTDQSVTVQADALAVNLENSAVSGLINGTQVRELTLSTRNYEQLLSLQPGVAYTGATDQIYLGPTNPLGGANTVAFSVGGQRTSANNWTIDGADNVDRGSNLTLLAFPSVDAIAEFQTLRGVYSAQYGRSAAGQVNVVTRSGTNQFHGSAYEFFRNDVLQANNYFSNLSALKRPPLRYNDFGYTIGGPVFIPKIYDGHDKTFVFFSQEFRRVITYSPVTMYLPTANERTGLFPVAVCANVNSSGSCNNAGTTQLTTISPLAQAYLKDIYSTLPLPNPAAGQDMHQFTYNGRNVYNDTQEFFRIDQAFGQKFNVFYRFLHDSIPTQEPFGYGSGSVGFPGVQNSQTTSPATQHLGHVTYVATPTLLVDGGYAYSFGAIISRPVGTGTLAGSPDIKATLPYPVTLGVVPNLSFTSLTGINDAGNYNDYNRNHNIFANVTKVIGNHTIIVGGTFDRYQKTENATGGNNGTFSFTATTAQLPTATKALNNADQLYYQSFANFLSGTATGGFTQTALARTPNLHANTYEGYVQDNWKVTPRLTLNLGVRYSYFSQPTDSSGLLSNFLPSTYVAANAPTIDSTGSICTVAPCANAYGINGTVPNASYDPLNGLAFVNPAIGHASPYGNKVGQADTKNFGPRLGLAWDVFGTGKTSFRMGYGLAYDATLFGDYEINAFNNPPATAVANYTFTSFDNPAGAGATTAAAVTALPTIYSESEHYHTPYSQQYSLDIQQQMTPSLMLDVGYVGSHDTHLIGYIDINSLPVGAAKAAGLIPTGGIINSTQTKVLNQIRQYKGYGGMYGDDTIFTSNYNSLQVAVKKRFRGKSQINGAYTWQRLLTNSPADRSGAPQDRFNIRNEYGRSVLDRTDYASIDFIYELPFYKDQKGLVGRVVGGWEVSGIVALDSGLPITVAASAGNPINGVTFTDAGGLGIIGSSPAGFRPDQLFDPRNGTGLKTRQKWFNTAAFAAPSAALGQPGNARRGTIIGPGFNREDLGIFRNFRIFRESEFQLRGEAFNVLNHTNLGAPAVTATTATTFGTITSAREARILQIGGKLSF, encoded by the coding sequence ATGAAGTTCTGCCAAGGTCTGTTTCGTCCCCGTTTTGTTGCTGCTTATCTGGTTTTGCTGGCTGGGTCTTTTGTGGGTGCAGCGGCGCAGGATATTACTGGAACCATTAGTGGAACGGTGACCGATGCGAGCGGCGCGGCGATCAAGGGCGCGACGGTTACGCTGACGAATACGGATCGCGGGCAGGATGTTCGGACGCTGACGACGAATGGGGCGGGGTTCTATACGGGTACGTCGCTGCCGCTGGGCGTCTATACGGTCAAGGTGGTGGACGGCGGGTTCAAGACGGAGTCGGTGACGGGGCTGGTGCTACATGTGGATGACAGCCTGACGGTGAATCGGCAGTTGCAGGTGGGCAGCACGGATCAGAGCGTGACAGTGCAGGCGGATGCGCTGGCTGTGAATCTGGAGAACTCGGCTGTGTCCGGGTTGATCAATGGGACGCAGGTGCGGGAGTTGACGCTGAGCACAAGGAACTATGAACAGTTGCTGAGCCTTCAGCCGGGTGTGGCGTATACGGGTGCGACGGATCAGATCTACCTGGGACCGACGAATCCGCTGGGCGGCGCGAATACGGTTGCGTTCTCGGTGGGCGGGCAGAGGACGAGCGCGAACAACTGGACGATCGACGGTGCGGATAACGTGGACCGTGGATCGAACCTGACGCTGCTGGCGTTTCCGAGTGTGGACGCGATTGCTGAGTTCCAGACGCTGCGCGGGGTGTACTCGGCTCAGTATGGACGATCTGCCGCGGGGCAGGTGAACGTGGTGACACGGTCCGGGACGAACCAGTTCCATGGCAGCGCGTATGAGTTCTTCCGCAACGACGTCTTGCAGGCGAACAACTACTTCAGCAACTTGTCGGCACTGAAGCGTCCTCCGCTGCGGTACAACGATTTTGGTTACACGATCGGTGGACCGGTCTTCATTCCGAAGATCTACGACGGACATGACAAGACATTCGTGTTCTTCTCGCAGGAGTTCCGGCGGGTGATCACATACTCGCCGGTGACGATGTATCTGCCGACGGCAAACGAGCGGACGGGTCTGTTTCCGGTTGCGGTGTGCGCGAACGTGAACTCCAGCGGTTCGTGTAATAACGCGGGCACGACGCAGCTTACGACGATCTCTCCCCTGGCCCAGGCTTATTTGAAGGATATTTACTCGACGCTGCCGCTGCCGAATCCGGCTGCCGGGCAGGACATGCACCAGTTCACGTACAACGGGCGCAACGTCTATAACGACACGCAGGAGTTCTTCCGGATCGACCAGGCGTTTGGGCAGAAGTTCAATGTGTTCTATCGCTTCCTGCATGACAGCATTCCGACGCAGGAGCCTTTCGGCTATGGCTCCGGGTCGGTTGGATTTCCGGGTGTGCAGAACTCGCAGACGACGTCTCCGGCGACGCAGCACCTGGGCCATGTGACGTATGTGGCGACCCCGACACTGCTGGTGGATGGCGGGTATGCGTACTCGTTTGGCGCGATCATCAGCCGTCCGGTGGGAACGGGCACGCTGGCTGGTTCTCCGGACATCAAGGCGACGCTGCCTTACCCGGTGACGCTGGGCGTGGTGCCGAACCTGTCGTTTACCAGCCTGACGGGCATCAACGACGCGGGCAATTATAACGACTACAACCGGAACCACAATATCTTCGCGAACGTGACGAAGGTGATCGGGAACCACACGATTATTGTGGGTGGGACGTTCGATCGTTATCAGAAGACGGAGAATGCGACGGGCGGCAATAACGGCACATTCTCGTTTACGGCGACGACCGCCCAACTTCCTACCGCGACGAAGGCGCTGAACAATGCGGATCAGCTTTACTACCAGAGCTTTGCGAACTTCCTGAGCGGCACGGCTACGGGCGGGTTTACGCAGACGGCGCTGGCGCGGACGCCAAACCTTCATGCGAACACGTATGAGGGTTACGTGCAGGACAACTGGAAGGTGACACCTCGGCTGACACTGAACCTGGGCGTGAGGTATTCGTACTTTTCCCAGCCGACGGATTCGAGCGGACTGCTTTCAAACTTCCTGCCTTCGACGTATGTTGCGGCGAATGCGCCGACGATCGATTCGACCGGAAGCATCTGCACCGTGGCACCTTGCGCGAATGCGTACGGGATCAACGGTACGGTTCCCAATGCGAGCTACGATCCTCTGAATGGACTGGCGTTCGTGAACCCGGCGATCGGTCATGCTTCACCCTACGGGAACAAGGTTGGGCAGGCAGATACGAAGAACTTTGGGCCGCGTCTAGGTCTGGCTTGGGATGTGTTCGGGACGGGGAAGACGTCATTCCGCATGGGATATGGACTTGCGTACGACGCGACACTGTTTGGCGACTACGAGATCAATGCCTTCAACAATCCTCCTGCGACGGCGGTGGCGAACTACACGTTCACGTCGTTCGACAATCCTGCAGGTGCCGGTGCGACTACGGCGGCTGCCGTGACTGCGCTGCCGACGATCTATTCAGAGTCCGAGCACTACCACACGCCTTACTCGCAGCAGTACTCGCTGGATATACAGCAGCAGATGACACCGAGCCTGATGCTGGATGTGGGTTATGTGGGGAGCCACGACACGCATTTGATCGGGTATATCGATATCAACTCGTTGCCGGTAGGCGCGGCGAAGGCTGCCGGTCTGATTCCCACGGGCGGGATCATCAACTCGACGCAGACGAAGGTGCTGAACCAGATCCGTCAGTACAAGGGTTATGGCGGCATGTATGGGGACGACACGATCTTCACGTCCAACTACAACTCGCTTCAGGTTGCGGTGAAGAAGCGCTTCCGGGGCAAGAGCCAGATCAATGGGGCGTATACGTGGCAGCGTCTGCTGACGAACAGCCCGGCGGACCGGAGCGGCGCACCGCAGGATCGGTTCAACATTCGGAACGAGTATGGGCGGAGCGTCCTGGACCGGACGGACTATGCGTCGATCGACTTCATCTATGAACTGCCGTTCTATAAGGACCAAAAGGGATTGGTAGGGCGTGTGGTTGGCGGCTGGGAGGTCTCCGGGATTGTGGCGCTGGACTCTGGCCTGCCGATCACGGTGGCCGCCAGTGCGGGCAATCCGATCAACGGCGTGACGTTTACGGACGCGGGCGGGCTGGGCATCATCGGATCAAGCCCTGCGGGTTTCCGGCCGGATCAGTTGTTCGATCCGCGTAACGGGACTGGGCTGAAGACTCGGCAGAAGTGGTTCAACACGGCTGCGTTTGCGGCTCCGAGCGCAGCCCTCGGGCAGCCGGGCAATGCGCGTCGCGGAACGATCATCGGGCCGGGGTTCAACAGGGAGGATCTGGGCATCTTCCGGAACTTTCGGATCTTCCGGGAGTCGGAGTTCCAGCTACGCGGTGAAGCGTTCAACGTGCTGAATCACACGAATCTGGGCGCTCCTGCAGTTACTGCTACGACTGCTACGACGTTTGGAACGATTACGAGTGCGCGTGAGGCTCGTATTCTGCAGATTGGTGGGAAGCTGAGCTTCTAA
- a CDS encoding metallophosphoesterase family protein — protein MSQYEDEKNDRRNDEAKATNVNPRRRFLKNAMFGAGGVVATASLAGCADGSHAATSDTVTFTVPSHVYGDVPFGVSATAMSSGQITYTVVSGPATIAGSTVTLTGVGTVVLQASAAADSSYAAAMQQASFTVAPGTPAIAFTVPSLAFGDAPFTVAATSNSTGAFTYSVVSGPATINGATVTLTGAGTVVLQASQAAATPYAAGTQKASFTVSAGAPANTQVPSAAAWKFGIMADSQWYQTDDGYNPFSVAVDIRNHVLQQMINNKVKFVAHVGDLTSNAANSGQSLDIYGHALFCQSLYNAGIGYFTMRGNHEDSSDCATALPIAFPQTQTGVHNSAPAVVTGYSNPDTKTLPTPVNTGAPFTLGTNLSSPDPWGTGDLKGLSYSFDYNNARFVTLDQFTPSDAATNKQYSITTSVAAQQPWISAQLAGRTAGSHAFLLTHKGLNLPYHTDVLLGNDPSQNATATDAFMASLSQNGVRYLICGHDHMHDRSIVTANDGKSSPVTQLVSSSNSNYNYFPRNATVSPGDKLNDSYTSVRRRKIVAQELNTFGYYIVTVDGPNVTFEFYSSPSYAAFDLGQHQWDLASVTTVPATPPLNFSLHETFGYSLVGKDFQIPFGSAFTVVSDTSPNGTVAKLLSGSNVVQDTDYSGYQFVRSVSTGWATGSGAQVSDIFYLWGLHSTLVSSQSETYALQMSYNAGVSSALLNAGKVYIGAIGDGGGWVNAASANFGGTPVFVLGAWNSSYPLGTYGVDVANGVAWAVVNYDGVFAVTQTS, from the coding sequence ATGTCGCAGTACGAAGATGAGAAGAACGACCGCCGCAACGATGAGGCGAAAGCCACGAACGTCAACCCACGTAGACGCTTCCTGAAGAACGCGATGTTTGGTGCGGGCGGTGTGGTTGCCACGGCGTCGCTTGCCGGATGCGCGGATGGATCGCATGCCGCAACCTCCGATACGGTCACGTTCACGGTGCCGAGCCATGTGTATGGGGATGTGCCCTTCGGCGTGAGCGCTACGGCGATGTCCTCTGGACAGATCACGTATACGGTGGTCTCCGGCCCTGCGACGATTGCGGGTTCGACGGTGACGTTGACGGGCGTGGGAACGGTGGTGCTGCAAGCCTCGGCTGCTGCCGACAGTAGTTATGCCGCTGCGATGCAGCAGGCGAGCTTTACGGTGGCACCGGGTACGCCGGCGATTGCCTTTACCGTACCGAGCCTTGCGTTTGGGGATGCCCCGTTTACGGTGGCCGCGACCTCAAACTCCACGGGTGCGTTTACCTACTCCGTGGTCTCCGGCCCTGCGACGATCAATGGCGCAACGGTGACGCTGACCGGTGCCGGCACGGTGGTGCTGCAGGCCTCGCAGGCAGCGGCGACGCCCTACGCGGCCGGCACGCAGAAGGCTTCGTTCACGGTCTCCGCGGGCGCACCGGCGAACACGCAGGTTCCGTCGGCTGCGGCGTGGAAGTTTGGGATCATGGCCGATTCGCAGTGGTACCAGACGGATGATGGCTACAACCCATTTTCAGTCGCGGTGGACATTCGCAACCATGTGCTGCAGCAGATGATCAACAACAAGGTGAAGTTCGTGGCGCATGTGGGCGATCTGACGAGCAATGCGGCGAACAGCGGTCAGTCGTTGGACATCTATGGGCACGCCTTGTTCTGCCAGTCGCTGTATAACGCTGGGATCGGGTACTTTACGATGCGCGGCAACCATGAGGACAGCTCGGACTGCGCGACGGCGCTGCCGATCGCGTTTCCGCAGACGCAGACGGGTGTTCACAATAGCGCGCCGGCGGTGGTGACCGGCTACAGCAATCCCGATACGAAGACGCTGCCGACGCCCGTGAACACCGGCGCGCCGTTTACGCTGGGGACGAACCTGAGCAGCCCTGACCCATGGGGGACGGGGGATCTGAAGGGACTGAGCTACTCGTTCGACTACAACAATGCGCGGTTTGTGACGCTGGACCAGTTCACTCCGTCCGATGCCGCGACCAATAAGCAGTACAGCATCACCACCAGCGTGGCTGCCCAACAGCCCTGGATTTCTGCGCAGCTTGCTGGCCGGACGGCGGGCAGCCATGCCTTTTTGCTGACGCATAAGGGACTGAATCTGCCGTATCACACGGACGTTTTGCTGGGGAACGATCCGAGCCAGAACGCTACGGCGACGGATGCCTTTATGGCGAGCCTGTCACAGAACGGGGTTCGGTACCTGATCTGTGGACACGACCATATGCACGACCGCAGCATTGTGACGGCGAACGACGGCAAGAGCTCCCCGGTCACGCAGCTTGTGTCGTCTTCCAACAGCAACTACAACTACTTCCCGCGCAATGCGACTGTGTCTCCGGGGGACAAGCTTAACGATTCCTATACGAGCGTGCGCCGCCGCAAGATCGTCGCACAGGAGCTGAACACGTTTGGCTACTACATCGTGACCGTCGATGGTCCGAATGTGACGTTTGAGTTCTACTCGTCGCCTTCGTATGCGGCGTTCGATCTTGGCCAGCACCAGTGGGATCTGGCGAGCGTGACGACCGTTCCTGCGACTCCGCCGCTGAACTTCTCACTCCACGAGACGTTTGGTTACAGCCTGGTGGGCAAGGACTTTCAGATCCCGTTTGGAAGCGCGTTCACGGTGGTCTCCGACACGTCTCCGAACGGCACGGTGGCGAAGCTGCTGAGCGGCTCCAATGTGGTGCAGGACACCGACTACAGCGGCTACCAGTTTGTGCGGTCTGTCAGCACAGGCTGGGCGACGGGCTCCGGTGCCCAGGTGAGCGATATCTTCTACCTGTGGGGACTCCACTCCACGCTGGTGAGCTCACAGAGTGAGACGTATGCGCTGCAGATGAGCTACAACGCCGGGGTCAGCTCTGCGTTGTTGAATGCGGGCAAGGTCTACATCGGCGCGATTGGGGATGGCGGCGGCTGGGTCAACGCGGCGAGTGCGAACTTTGGCGGAACTCCGGTGTTCGTGCTGGGTGCGTGGAACTCCAGCTATCCGCTTGGGACGTACGGTGTCGATGTGGCTAATGGCGTTGCGTGGGCAGTGGTGAACTACGACGGTGTGTTTGCGGTGACGCAGACCAGCTAA
- a CDS encoding acyltransferase family protein produces the protein MKPQSRLPGLDTLRSLAIVSVVIFHLAPFLPPSLSVVQRFGWIGVDLFFVLSGFLIGTQLLKPHAQGRPLGQSSILDFYRRRAFRILPAYLTVVALYLFVPLWREQPHLPAAWKLLTFTSNLFMHYPAELAFSHAWSLCIEEHFYLILPLAVLALTRRPSLRKTLAAFTVLLLAGICLRWWELSHIVRAASDDDLWPVFMKRIYYPTYTRLDGLLSGVALATLRLFRPQWWSRLESRGTATFLTGTLLVLAAMATLGFDYPSPDRTLGVLLAFPLLSLGFTLWVASALATNGPLKLRIPATEQLATLAFSLYLTHKAVAHVARQSIPWLTNNRTWPAAALTAILCLIAATLLYRMVEVPFLHLRDRNQALTTSPAAEPQTDPAI, from the coding sequence TTGAAACCCCAATCCAGACTCCCCGGCCTGGACACCTTGCGCTCCCTCGCCATCGTGTCCGTCGTCATCTTCCATCTCGCACCCTTCCTCCCGCCATCCCTCAGCGTCGTTCAGCGCTTCGGCTGGATCGGCGTCGATCTCTTCTTCGTCCTCAGCGGCTTCCTCATCGGCACCCAGCTCCTCAAACCCCACGCCCAGGGCCGGCCCCTGGGTCAATCGAGCATCCTCGACTTCTACCGCCGCCGCGCCTTCCGCATCCTCCCCGCCTACCTCACCGTCGTCGCCCTCTACCTCTTCGTCCCCCTCTGGCGCGAGCAGCCCCATCTCCCCGCCGCCTGGAAGCTCCTCACCTTCACCAGCAACCTCTTCATGCACTACCCCGCCGAGCTCGCCTTCTCGCACGCCTGGTCCCTCTGCATCGAGGAGCACTTCTACCTCATCCTCCCCCTCGCCGTCCTCGCCCTCACCCGCCGCCCATCCCTTCGCAAGACCCTCGCCGCCTTCACCGTCCTGCTCCTCGCCGGCATCTGCCTCCGCTGGTGGGAGCTCTCCCACATCGTCCGCGCCGCCTCAGACGACGACCTCTGGCCCGTCTTCATGAAGCGAATCTACTACCCCACCTACACCCGCCTCGACGGCCTCCTCAGCGGCGTCGCCCTCGCCACCCTGCGCCTCTTCCGCCCCCAATGGTGGTCCCGCCTCGAATCCCGCGGAACCGCCACCTTCCTCACCGGCACCCTCCTCGTCCTCGCCGCCATGGCCACCCTCGGCTTTGACTACCCCTCACCCGACCGCACCCTCGGCGTCCTCCTCGCCTTCCCGCTCCTCTCCCTCGGCTTCACCCTCTGGGTCGCCTCCGCCCTCGCCACCAACGGCCCCCTAAAGCTCCGCATCCCCGCCACCGAGCAACTCGCCACCCTCGCCTTCAGCCTCTACCTCACCCACAAAGCCGTCGCCCACGTAGCCCGCCAATCCATCCCCTGGCTCACCAACAACCGCACCTGGCCCGCCGCCGCACTCACAGCCATCCTCTGCCTCATAGCGGCCACCCTCCTCTACCGCATGGTCGAAGTCCCCTTCCTCCACCTCCGCGACAGAAACCAGGCCCTTACCACAAGCCCGGCAGCCGAACCCCAAACCGACCCAGCCATCTAG
- a CDS encoding ParA family protein, translating to MVIAVSNPKGGSGKSTSTLILATHLAHLGASVCIIDADPNRPIQDWKIKGKSNSTLTVIADVNESNFFDVLDAQVPHFQFVFIDLEGTASFLVSRAISAAGLVIVPVQASAIDVRQASKAIKIVQDEEKAVRRFDSTRSILFRILMTRTPAPGAPVSASQKELEQDLLAAGIPRFQTTLAERQAFKAMFNLRLTLQELVGDKRAGNLAAAYENADQLATELVALIAQQPEAAKEPAK from the coding sequence ATGGTCATCGCAGTCTCAAACCCCAAGGGCGGGTCAGGGAAATCCACCTCAACCCTAATCCTTGCAACACATCTGGCCCACCTCGGAGCCAGCGTCTGCATCATCGATGCAGACCCCAACCGCCCCATTCAGGACTGGAAGATCAAGGGCAAATCCAACTCCACCCTCACCGTCATCGCAGACGTCAACGAATCCAACTTCTTCGACGTCCTGGACGCCCAGGTCCCCCACTTCCAGTTTGTTTTCATAGACTTAGAGGGGACTGCTAGCTTCCTCGTCTCCCGCGCCATCTCCGCCGCCGGCCTCGTCATCGTCCCCGTCCAGGCAAGCGCCATCGATGTCCGCCAGGCCAGCAAAGCCATCAAGATCGTCCAGGATGAAGAAAAAGCCGTTCGTCGCTTCGATTCCACCCGCTCTATCCTCTTTAGAATCCTCATGACCCGCACCCCCGCACCCGGAGCACCCGTCTCCGCTTCCCAAAAAGAACTCGAGCAAGACCTCCTCGCCGCCGGCATCCCCCGCTTCCAGACCACATTAGCCGAGCGTCAGGCCTTCAAAGCCATGTTCAACCTCCGCCTCACCCTCCAGGAGCTCGTAGGCGATAAGCGCGCCGGCAACCTCGCCGCCGCCTACGAAAACGCAGACCAGCTCGCCACCGAACTCGTCGCCCTCATCGCCCAGCAACCAGAAGCAGCAAAGGAGCCCGCCAAATGA